In Microbulbifer pacificus, the genomic stretch AGTCGGGCATCGTTATCGGGCCCAGCATGCAGTACCTGGAACAGGCCTACCTGGATGCCAAGCAGTTCGGCTGGTCGAAAAAACCCATTGTGGAAATCCTTATCCCTTCCACCGTGGACAACTCACTGGCACCGGAAGGCCAGCACGTCGCCAGCCTGTTCTGCCAGCAATTCGCCCCCGAACTTCCGGACGGTCGCAGCTGGGACGAAGAGCGCGAGCAGGCCGCCGATACCATCATCGACACCGTCACCGAATACGCCCCCAACTTCCGCGAAGCCATCATCGCCCGCCAGATCCATTCACCACTGGATCTTGAGCGAAAATTCGGACTGGTGGGCGGAGATATTTTTCACGGTGCGCTGGGGCTGGATCAGCTCTGGAGCAACCGGCCGTTTATGGGGTTCAGCGATTACCGCACGCCGATTAACGGGCTGTATATATGCGGTTCAGGAACACACCCCGGTGGTGGGGTGACCGGGGTGCCCGGGCATAATGCAGCGCGGGAGATATTGAAGGACTGAGCAGAGCGCTGGATGTCGACCTGTCCTTTTTAGATGCACGGACCTGCGCACAGTGAACGGGCTTGCAAATAAATCGACAGGTTGATCATCCAGGGACGGGGTTATTCAACGAGATTTTCCCCACCGTCATCCATTTTTCTGGGACGCTGCCAGTAGTTGTATTGCGGCGTCCACGAGTCGGCACCCGAACCCGCCATATTCAGCAGATCCCACATCACGCAGTAATTGTCACCCGGGCCGAAAACGCTGGCATTCTTACGGAAAATTCTGTTTTCCTCACGGACGTAAACTACCGCGCCGGGCATGTTGCCCTCGCCATCCACCACGCTCTGCTCCCGGATGTAATCGCCACCTCCATGACTGGCAAGTCGGAAGCGCCAGCCGCGACTGCTGGAAAAGCGACGCTGCACGTCGGGAGCATCCTTGGAGAGCAGCACCACGGACATGGCGGACTCCAGGTGCGGCAGCAGGCCGTTGAAGCCATCTGCCCAAAGGGTGCAGTAGCGGCAGCCCTGCCCCATGTTGTGAATGGCAAGCAGGGTGTCACTCTCACCAAACAGATTGAGCAGACTGACCTCACCCTGCAGGGTGTTGAAGGTGTAATTCGCCACTTCGACACCACTGGACTTTTTCTGCAATACCGCGAGTTTGTGTTTAAGCTCGCCGATCTGCTGTTGCAGTGCGGTAATTTCCTGCTGACTCATACTTATTCCCTCCGGTAAATGTTTACCTGCTATGGGCCGATATTTTTCACCCTGTTGATCAAACCACCCGCAATCACCGTCGCCACTTCTT encodes the following:
- a CDS encoding DUF899 family protein, with protein sequence MSQQEITALQQQIGELKHKLAVLQKKSSGVEVANYTFNTLQGEVSLLNLFGESDTLLAIHNMGQGCRYCTLWADGFNGLLPHLESAMSVVLLSKDAPDVQRRFSSSRGWRFRLASHGGGDYIREQSVVDGEGNMPGAVVYVREENRIFRKNASVFGPGDNYCVMWDLLNMAGSGADSWTPQYNYWQRPRKMDDGGENLVE